The genomic interval ACCTCGTTAACATTCATGTTGGTGCTGGTGCCGGAGCCCGTCTGATAGACGTCCAGGATGAAGTGAGCGTCCAGCTTGCCCTCGGCCACTTCCAGCGCGGCCTGTTGGATGAGGGTGATGCGTTCTTGGGAGAGAAGCCCGAGGTCATGATGCACCTGCGCTGAGGCCCATTTGATCAGACCATAAGCATGGATGATGGGGTAGGGCACCGGTCTGCCGCTGACGGGAAAGTTTAACACGGCACGCTGGGTGGAGGCTCCATACAGGGCGTCCGCAGGCACGGGCATCTCACCCAGGCTGTCTTTTTCGATGCGGGTGTTCATAGTGAGTATGGTTGCAGATGAAATGAGATGCGGAAACCAAAAGATCATCGGCTCAGGTCCGTTTAGTGATTCTGCCAATGACCCGATTATCTCCCACCGCTATCCTTCATCTATTTTATGTGACGCTGCTGCTACTGGCGGGGGTGCCGATGGCCCAGGCCGCCGGGTTGGATGCGGCTCCAGAGGGCAGTTTCACCATCGTCGTCATTCCAGATACGCAGCAGTATTTGGGAAAAGGGGCCAAGCACTCACCCGAGAGCACTGCCCCCATGACCAACCCCGTTTTCCAAAATCACGTCCGCTGGATCAAGGAGAATCTGAAAAGCCAAAAGGTGGTCTTTGTCTCCCATGTCGGAGACATTGTGGACAAGAACAACGAGGATCAATGGACGGTGGCCCGGCAGTGCATGGACCAGCTTCATGGCGAGGTGCCTTACAGCATTGTGGTGGGTAATCATGACATGAAGGGCAGCGGAGATTCCTCCCTTTTTCAAAAGCACTTTGGTGCGGAGCGCTTCCGCGATTTCCCCTGGTATGGTGGCGCGTTTGAACCCAAAAGACCCACGCCTGAAATCTCCGGCAACAATGCCAACAGCTACCAGCTTTTCAGTGCTGGCGGGCTGGACTTCATCCACCTGAGCCTGGAGTGCAACGCGCCGGATGACGTGCTGGCTTGGGCCGACAGCCTGCTGACGAAGCATGCCGCCCGCCGCGCCCTCATCACCACCCACATGGACCTGGGCATCCGGGAAAAACCGAAGACAACTGAAGGCTACATCAAAGACCCGAAGGGCCGAATGAACTGGACGAAAAACCATGGCAGCCGCGGCAATACGGCGGAGCAGATGTGGGACAAGCTATACCGCAAGCACGCCAATCTGGGCTTCATCTTCTGTGGCGACCAGAGCCGCTGCACGGCCATGAAGCTTTCCACACAAGGCGATCATGGGAACACGGTACACGCTCTTCTTTCCGATTACACTTCCTCAGGGCCGCTGCGGCTTTATCGCTTTCTGCCAGGGGAAAACCGCGTCCAGGTTCTCACCTATGACACGACGCTGAACGAGCTGGTGGAGAAGAGCCGATATGTGGAGGAGCGTTCCGAGCACCAGTTCAGTCTGCCATATCCGATGAAAGTGAAATGATGCATTAAGCCCGAACAGACGATCTTGCTGGCACCCCCATGCCAAAGTGCGATGATAACAGCGTGACCCCCGCTGACCGCGCCCTCCTACTCAAACTTTCGCAAACCCTGCAGCAGGCCAAACGTGAGATCATGGATGACTGGCTGCGTGCAGTGCATGCAGATCGCAGCATCCAGGCATCCGAATACATCTCCAAATCAGGCCTGGAAGACCATCTGCCGCAGCTTCTGGAATCCGTGGCCGAACTTCTCCGCTGGGAAAGCCGGGAGAATTCAGAAATCATCGCTGAAAATGCCCGCAAGCACGGCAGCTACCGATGGGAGCAAGGTTACAGGCTGGAAGAGGTTGTCAGGGAGCTGACCATCTTCCGCACGGTCATGATCCGCCACATCTTCCGCATCGAGAAGGAGCACGGCCCCCTCTCGCCA from Prosthecobacter sp. SYSU 5D2 carries:
- a CDS encoding metallophosphoesterase, which codes for MTRLSPTAILHLFYVTLLLLAGVPMAQAAGLDAAPEGSFTIVVIPDTQQYLGKGAKHSPESTAPMTNPVFQNHVRWIKENLKSQKVVFVSHVGDIVDKNNEDQWTVARQCMDQLHGEVPYSIVVGNHDMKGSGDSSLFQKHFGAERFRDFPWYGGAFEPKRPTPEISGNNANSYQLFSAGGLDFIHLSLECNAPDDVLAWADSLLTKHAARRALITTHMDLGIREKPKTTEGYIKDPKGRMNWTKNHGSRGNTAEQMWDKLYRKHANLGFIFCGDQSRCTAMKLSTQGDHGNTVHALLSDYTSSGPLRLYRFLPGENRVQVLTYDTTLNELVEKSRYVEERSEHQFSLPYPMKVK